A section of the Streptomyces sp. NBC_00178 genome encodes:
- a CDS encoding acyl-CoA dehydrogenase family protein: MAASTHTVTNQVPPLAGYDVFSADLALTEAVERHLDPGVLDEARRELGELGRSAGSVQAQAWGARANENPPALRTHDRYGNRVDEVEFHPSWHRLLGHAVSAGLTDAWGRPGGHVRRAAGFLVWTQAEAGHGCPLSMTHAAVPALRTDPALAAEWEPLLTSHVYEEGLRPASRKAGALFGMGMTEKQGGTDVRSNTTRAEPLAGDGEYLLTGHKWFCSAPMSDGFLVLAQAPGGLTCFLLPRVLPDGARNVFAIQRLKDKLGNRSNASAEVEFDGTWARRVGEEGRGVRTIIEMVAATRLDCVVGSAALMRQAVAQAAHHSAHRSAFGGPLIDKPLMRNVLADLALESEAATTLAMRLAAAYDADTDAERAFLRIAVPAAKYWVTKRCTAVAAEALECLGGNGYVEESGMPRLLREAPLNSIWEGSGNVQALDVLRALRREPRALDALLQEVGKARGADHRLDAAIKDLLTGLADLEGAEAGARRLVERMALVLQGSLLLRWAPPEVADAFCASRLGRDWGAAFGTLPHSLDLASVVERARVETG; the protein is encoded by the coding sequence ATGGCAGCAAGCACCCACACAGTGACCAACCAGGTTCCGCCGCTGGCAGGCTACGACGTCTTCTCGGCCGACCTCGCGCTGACGGAGGCCGTGGAGCGGCACCTGGACCCCGGGGTCCTCGACGAGGCACGCCGGGAACTCGGTGAGCTCGGCCGGTCCGCCGGTTCCGTCCAGGCGCAGGCGTGGGGTGCGCGGGCGAACGAGAACCCGCCGGCGCTCCGGACGCACGACCGCTACGGGAACCGGGTCGACGAGGTGGAGTTCCATCCGTCCTGGCACCGGCTGCTGGGGCACGCCGTCTCGGCGGGGCTGACGGACGCCTGGGGCAGACCGGGCGGCCACGTGCGGCGCGCGGCCGGTTTCCTGGTCTGGACGCAGGCCGAGGCGGGCCACGGCTGCCCGCTGTCGATGACGCACGCGGCGGTGCCCGCGCTGCGGACCGATCCGGCGCTCGCCGCCGAGTGGGAGCCCCTGCTGACCTCGCACGTGTACGAGGAGGGTCTGCGGCCGGCGTCGCGGAAGGCGGGCGCGCTGTTCGGGATGGGTATGACGGAGAAGCAGGGCGGCACCGACGTGCGGTCCAACACCACCCGGGCCGAGCCGCTGGCCGGTGACGGGGAGTACCTCCTCACCGGGCACAAGTGGTTCTGTTCGGCCCCGATGTCCGACGGGTTCCTCGTGCTGGCGCAGGCACCCGGCGGTCTGACCTGCTTCCTCCTGCCCCGGGTCCTGCCGGACGGCGCGCGCAACGTGTTCGCGATCCAGCGGCTGAAGGACAAGCTGGGCAACAGGTCCAACGCCTCGGCCGAGGTCGAGTTCGACGGGACGTGGGCCCGCCGGGTCGGCGAGGAGGGCCGCGGGGTGCGCACCATCATCGAGATGGTGGCGGCGACGAGGCTGGACTGCGTGGTGGGCTCGGCGGCGCTGATGCGCCAGGCGGTGGCGCAGGCGGCACATCACAGCGCCCACCGCAGCGCGTTCGGCGGGCCGCTGATCGACAAGCCGCTGATGCGCAACGTCCTGGCCGATCTGGCGCTCGAGTCCGAGGCGGCCACGACGCTCGCGATGCGGCTGGCCGCGGCGTACGACGCGGACACGGACGCCGAGCGGGCCTTCCTGCGCATCGCGGTGCCGGCCGCCAAGTACTGGGTGACGAAGCGGTGCACCGCGGTGGCCGCCGAGGCCCTGGAGTGCCTCGGCGGCAACGGTTACGTCGAGGAGTCGGGCATGCCCCGGCTGCTGCGCGAGGCTCCGCTCAACTCGATCTGGGAGGGCTCGGGCAATGTGCAGGCCCTCGACGTGCTGCGGGCGCTGCGGCGTGAGCCGCGGGCGCTGGACGCCCTCCTCCAGGAGGTCGGGAAGGCGCGGGGCGCGGACCACCGGCTCGACGCCGCGATCAAGGACCTGCTGACGGGGCTGGCCGACCTGGAGGGAGCCGAGGCGGGGGCCAGGCGGCTGGTGGAGCGGATGGCACTCGTGCTCCAGGGTTCCCTGCTGCTGCGCTGGGCGCCGCCGGAGGTCGCCGACGCGTTCTGCGCCTCACGGCTGGGCCGGGACTGGGGGGCGGCCTTCGGGACGCTGCCGCACAGCCTCGATCTGGCCTCGGTGGTGGAGCGGGCGCGGGTCGAAACCGGCTGA
- the cysC gene encoding adenylyl-sulfate kinase gives MTTDQEISMSVTETGATVWLTGLPSAGKTTIAYELAGRLRADGHRVEVLDGDEIREFLSAGLGFSREDRHTNVQRIGFVAELLAANGVKALVPVIAPYADSRDAVRKRHQREGTAYVEVHVATPVEVCSERDVKGLYAKQAAGELTGLTGVDDPYEAPESPDLRIESHQQTVQESAAALRALLTERGLA, from the coding sequence ATGACGACTGATCAGGAGATATCGATGAGCGTGACGGAGACGGGAGCCACCGTCTGGCTCACCGGTCTGCCGAGCGCCGGCAAGACCACCATCGCGTACGAACTGGCGGGCCGGCTGCGGGCGGACGGGCACCGGGTCGAGGTGCTCGACGGAGACGAGATCCGGGAGTTCCTCTCCGCGGGCCTCGGCTTCTCCCGCGAGGACCGGCACACCAACGTGCAGCGCATCGGCTTCGTCGCCGAACTGCTGGCCGCCAACGGTGTGAAGGCCCTCGTCCCGGTCATCGCCCCCTACGCCGACAGCCGTGACGCGGTGCGCAAGCGTCATCAGCGGGAGGGCACGGCCTACGTGGAGGTGCACGTCGCCACACCGGTCGAGGTGTGCTCCGAGCGCGATGTGAAGGGGCTGTACGCCAAGCAGGCGGCGGGCGAGCTCACCGGTCTCACCGGGGTCGACGACCCCTACGAGGCCCCTGAGTCCCCGGACCTGCGGATCGAGTCGCACCAGCAGACCGTGCAGGAGTCCGCAGCGGCGCTTCGCGCGCTGCTCACCGAGAGGGGCCTGGCGTGA
- a CDS encoding YihY/virulence factor BrkB family protein, with protein sequence MQAANETPERPPGRLHRARVLYRNVSKRQMAWQLLKDTVNSCVEYRILGLAAEAAFFTLLSLPPLLLGLIGLLGYVDAWTDTTTVESIERNILGAVQTVLSERGVNQIAKPLIADVTTGARPDVISIGFAIALWSGSRAVNVFIDTITVMYGLDGHRGIVKTRLLAFLLYVVALLLGAVVLPLLVVGPDRVVHFVPWGTEVLSVMYWPLVILLSIAFLTTLYHVSVPVRSPWLEDVPGALVALGMWVVGSFLLRIYLTSTVEGPTIYGSLAAPIAVLLWIGISAFAVLVGAAVNAAIDHVWPSLATAAARAASDRIKAAQAAELVARTQAANWEAYADDEDEDVCMPSEFPERWSRFLPPDDVKSRLHGNRDKDAP encoded by the coding sequence GTGCAGGCAGCAAACGAAACACCCGAGCGGCCACCGGGGCGGCTCCACCGGGCCCGAGTCCTCTACCGCAACGTCTCGAAGCGGCAGATGGCATGGCAATTGCTCAAGGACACGGTCAATTCGTGCGTCGAGTACCGCATCCTCGGCCTCGCGGCGGAGGCGGCGTTCTTCACCCTGCTGTCACTGCCGCCGCTGCTCCTCGGGCTGATCGGCCTGCTCGGTTACGTCGACGCCTGGACGGACACCACCACGGTCGAGTCCATCGAGCGCAACATCCTCGGTGCCGTGCAGACGGTGCTGTCCGAGCGGGGTGTCAACCAGATCGCCAAACCGCTCATAGCCGACGTCACCACCGGCGCGCGCCCCGACGTGATCTCCATCGGCTTCGCGATCGCCCTCTGGTCGGGGTCCCGCGCGGTCAACGTCTTCATCGACACCATCACCGTGATGTACGGCCTCGACGGCCACCGCGGCATCGTCAAGACCCGGCTGCTCGCCTTCCTGTTGTACGTGGTCGCACTCCTCCTGGGAGCGGTGGTGCTGCCGCTGCTGGTGGTGGGACCCGACCGGGTGGTGCACTTCGTCCCGTGGGGGACCGAGGTCCTCTCGGTCATGTACTGGCCGCTGGTGATACTGCTGTCCATCGCCTTCCTCACGACGCTCTACCACGTGTCCGTCCCGGTCCGTTCGCCGTGGCTGGAGGACGTGCCGGGTGCGCTCGTCGCCCTCGGGATGTGGGTGGTGGGGAGCTTCCTGCTGCGGATCTACCTCACCAGCACGGTCGAAGGACCGACCATCTACGGCTCGTTGGCCGCGCCCATCGCCGTCCTGCTCTGGATAGGAATCTCCGCCTTCGCGGTACTCGTCGGAGCCGCGGTGAACGCGGCGATCGACCACGTGTGGCCCTCGCTCGCCACCGCCGCGGCCCGCGCCGCCAGCGACCGGATCAAGGCCGCCCAGGCCGCGGAGCTCGTCGCCCGCACGCAGGCGGCCAACTGGGAGGCGTACGCGGACGACGAGGACGAGGACGTGTGCATGCCGTCGGAGTTCCCGGAGCGCTGGTCGCGCTTCCTGCCCCCGGACGACGTGAAGTCACGGCTGCACGGGAACCGGGACAAGGACGCCCCGTAG
- a CDS encoding GAF domain-containing protein: MDTRPVAPPRPGDAPWPALTERSVHLAREARLTGGRTAAAPRAEIDASWDRVMRSGVDPEQSPESRLLETEEIEHRRTGSALGEVMPLLREGLATIADAAQQIMVVTDTEGRVLWRQGHPAVMRRAKDICLEEGAAWSESATGTNAIGTALAVRTPVQVHSAEHFIRALHGWTCAAAPVRDPRDGRLMGIVDVSGPASTFHPATLALVGSVAALAESELRGRHLVAIERLRSVAAPILCRLGGRALVVDTHGWLAAVSGMPPVDRLPLPKSLRPGPVWLAALGMCRVEPLPGGWLVQVAEGAQDGPPRRVVLDLSRERELTVHVTGPVGTWSRRISPRHAELLYALALRREGRTAAELARDVFGDATRTVTVRAEISRMRRHLAEVLCHRPYRFGEGVEVEVVHPEVPADLLPRSTAPVVVVARASAGRPGTAGFGGGTPAVVR, translated from the coding sequence ATGGACACAAGGCCCGTCGCGCCGCCGCGGCCGGGGGACGCCCCGTGGCCCGCGCTCACCGAGCGCTCGGTGCACCTCGCGCGGGAGGCGCGGCTGACGGGCGGGCGCACCGCGGCGGCCCCGCGCGCGGAGATCGACGCGTCCTGGGACCGGGTGATGCGCAGCGGCGTCGATCCCGAGCAGTCGCCGGAGAGCCGGCTCCTGGAGACGGAGGAGATCGAGCACCGGCGCACCGGTTCCGCGCTGGGCGAGGTCATGCCCCTGTTGCGCGAGGGCCTGGCCACCATCGCGGACGCGGCGCAGCAGATCATGGTGGTCACCGACACCGAGGGCCGCGTCCTGTGGCGGCAGGGGCACCCCGCGGTGATGCGCCGTGCCAAGGACATCTGCCTGGAGGAGGGGGCGGCCTGGTCGGAGTCGGCGACCGGGACGAACGCGATCGGCACGGCCCTCGCCGTCCGTACTCCCGTACAGGTCCACTCGGCCGAGCACTTCATCCGCGCTCTGCACGGCTGGACGTGTGCCGCCGCTCCGGTGCGGGACCCCCGGGACGGCCGGCTGATGGGCATCGTCGACGTCAGCGGCCCCGCGTCCACCTTCCACCCGGCGACGCTGGCCCTGGTGGGCTCGGTGGCGGCGCTCGCGGAGAGCGAGCTGCGCGGCAGGCATCTGGTCGCGATCGAGCGGCTGCGGTCCGTGGCCGCCCCGATCCTGTGCCGGCTGGGCGGCCGCGCCCTGGTCGTGGACACCCACGGCTGGCTGGCCGCCGTGAGCGGCATGCCGCCCGTGGACCGGCTGCCGCTGCCGAAGTCGTTGCGCCCGGGACCGGTGTGGCTGGCGGCGCTCGGGATGTGCCGGGTGGAGCCCCTGCCGGGCGGCTGGCTGGTCCAGGTCGCGGAGGGCGCTCAGGACGGCCCGCCCCGCCGGGTGGTGCTGGACCTGAGCCGGGAGCGGGAGCTCACGGTGCACGTGACGGGCCCGGTGGGCACGTGGTCGCGCCGGATCTCGCCCCGCCACGCGGAGCTGCTGTACGCCCTGGCCCTGCGGCGTGAGGGGCGCACCGCCGCGGAGCTGGCCCGGGACGTGTTCGGCGACGCGACCCGCACGGTGACGGTGCGGGCCGAGATATCGCGGATGCGGCGGCACCTCGCGGAGGTGCTGTGCCACCGTCCCTACCGCTTCGGCGAGGGGGTGGAGGTGGAGGTGGTGCACCCGGAGGTGCCGGCGGACCTGCTGCCCCGCTCGACGGCTCCGGTGGTGGTCGTGGCACGTGCGTCGGCGGGGCGGCCCGGAACCGCAGGGTTTGGGGGCGGGACCCCGGCCGTGGTTCGCTGA
- a CDS encoding putative leader peptide, with translation MSGTGIALVSRRHVDLGRMSSAICPVR, from the coding sequence ATGTCCGGAACTGGAATTGCCTTGGTGAGTCGGCGGCACGTCGACCTCGGCCGCATGTCCAGCGCCATCTGTCCGGTCCGCTGA
- a CDS encoding nitrite/sulfite reductase translates to MAATPEKPATATPRRKAGRHRGEGQWAMGHFTPLNGNEQFKKDDDSLNVRTRIETIYSKRGFDSIDPNDLRGRMRWWGLYTQRRPGIDGGKTAVLEPEELDDRYFMLRVRIDGGRLTTAQLRVIGEISEEYARGTADITDRQNVQLHWIRIEDVPAIWAKLEAVGLSTTEACGDCPRVIIGSPVAGIAADEIVDGTPAVDEIHDRYIGSKEFSNLPRKFKTAISGSPVQDVVHEINDIAFVGVDHPEHGPGFDLWVGGGLSTNPRFAERLGAWVPLDEVPDVWAGVVGIFRDYGYRRLRTRARLKFLMADWGPEKFRQILQDEYLKRPLLDGPAPAQPSSRWRDHIGVHAQQDGRFYVGFAPRVGRVDGSTLAKIADLAEAHGSGRVRTTVEQKMIILDVEQDQVASLTAGLEALDFQVNASPFRRGTMACTGIEFCKLAIVETKARGASLIDELERRMPDFEEPLTININGCPNACARIQTADIGLKGQLMLDGDGNQVEGYQVHLGGALGLEAGFGRKVRGLKVTAAELPDYVERVLGNFQEEREEGERFATWAARAGAESLS, encoded by the coding sequence ATGGCCGCCACCCCTGAGAAGCCTGCTACCGCCACGCCCCGCCGCAAGGCCGGACGTCACCGTGGTGAAGGTCAGTGGGCCATGGGTCACTTCACGCCGCTCAACGGGAACGAGCAGTTCAAGAAGGACGACGACAGTCTCAACGTGCGGACACGTATCGAGACGATCTACTCCAAGCGCGGTTTCGACTCCATCGACCCGAACGACCTGCGCGGGCGCATGCGCTGGTGGGGCCTGTACACGCAGCGGCGCCCCGGCATCGACGGCGGCAAGACCGCCGTGCTGGAGCCGGAGGAGCTGGACGACCGCTACTTCATGCTCCGGGTGCGCATCGACGGCGGCAGGCTGACGACCGCGCAGCTGCGGGTCATCGGTGAGATCTCCGAGGAGTACGCCCGCGGCACCGCCGACATCACCGACCGGCAGAACGTCCAGCTGCACTGGATCCGCATCGAGGACGTCCCGGCCATCTGGGCGAAGCTGGAGGCCGTGGGCCTCTCGACCACGGAGGCGTGCGGGGACTGCCCGCGGGTCATCATCGGTTCGCCGGTGGCGGGCATCGCCGCGGACGAGATCGTCGACGGCACACCCGCGGTCGACGAGATCCACGACCGCTACATCGGCAGCAAGGAGTTCTCCAACCTGCCCCGCAAGTTCAAGACGGCGATCTCCGGCTCGCCGGTCCAGGACGTGGTCCACGAGATCAACGACATCGCGTTCGTCGGCGTCGACCACCCCGAGCACGGCCCCGGCTTCGACCTGTGGGTCGGCGGCGGGCTGTCCACCAACCCGCGCTTCGCCGAACGCCTGGGCGCCTGGGTGCCGTTGGACGAGGTCCCCGACGTCTGGGCCGGCGTCGTCGGTATCTTCCGCGACTACGGCTACCGCCGTCTGCGCACGCGTGCCCGCCTGAAGTTCCTGATGGCCGACTGGGGTCCGGAGAAGTTCCGGCAGATCCTCCAGGACGAGTACCTCAAGCGCCCGCTGCTGGACGGACCGGCTCCGGCCCAGCCCTCGTCCCGCTGGCGCGACCACATCGGGGTGCACGCCCAGCAGGACGGCCGCTTCTACGTCGGATTCGCGCCGCGCGTCGGCCGGGTGGACGGCTCCACCCTGGCGAAGATCGCCGATCTGGCCGAGGCGCACGGCTCGGGCCGGGTACGCACCACGGTCGAGCAGAAGATGATCATCCTGGACGTCGAGCAGGACCAGGTCGCTTCCCTGACCGCCGGACTGGAGGCACTGGACTTCCAGGTGAACGCCTCCCCGTTCCGACGCGGCACGATGGCCTGCACGGGCATCGAGTTCTGCAAGCTGGCGATCGTCGAGACGAAGGCGCGGGGCGCCTCGCTCATCGACGAACTGGAGCGCCGCATGCCGGACTTCGAGGAGCCGCTCACCATCAACATCAACGGCTGCCCGAACGCATGCGCCCGCATCCAGACCGCGGACATCGGCCTCAAGGGCCAGCTCATGCTCGACGGTGACGGCAACCAGGTCGAGGGCTACCAGGTGCACCTCGGCGGCGCCCTCGGGCTGGAGGCCGGGTTCGGCCGCAAGGTGCGCGGCCTGAAGGTCACCGCGGCCGAACTGCCCGACTACGTCGAGCGGGTGCTCGGCAACTTCCAGGAGGAGCGCGAGGAGGGCGAGCGCTTCGCGACCTGGGCGGCCCGCGCCGGAGCGGAGTCGCTGTCATGA
- the cysD gene encoding sulfate adenylyltransferase subunit CysD, translating to MSTVATVPEGTVNPYALSHLDSLESEAVHIFREVAGEFERPVILFSGGKDSILMLHLALKAFAPAPVPFTLLHVDTGHNFPEVLDYRDRTVEKHGLRLHVASVQEYIDAGKLRERPDGTRNPLQTVPLTEAIQQHRFDAVFGGGRRDEEKARAKERVFSLRDEFSQWDPRRQRPELWQLYNGRHAPGEHVRVFPISNWTELDVWQYIEREGIELPEIYFAHEREVFSRSGMWLTAGDWGGPKEHETVETRQVRYRTVGDMSCTGAVDSDATTLDAVITEIAASRLTERGATRADDKMSEAAMEDRKREGYF from the coding sequence GTGAGCACCGTCGCCACCGTGCCGGAAGGCACCGTCAACCCGTACGCGCTCAGCCACCTGGACTCCCTGGAGTCGGAGGCGGTGCACATCTTCCGTGAGGTGGCGGGTGAGTTCGAGCGGCCGGTGATCCTCTTCTCCGGCGGCAAGGACTCGATCCTGATGCTCCACCTCGCGCTGAAGGCGTTCGCCCCGGCGCCCGTCCCGTTCACGCTGCTGCACGTGGACACCGGGCACAACTTCCCCGAGGTCCTCGACTACCGCGACCGCACCGTCGAGAAGCACGGGCTGCGCCTGCACGTGGCCTCCGTCCAGGAGTACATCGACGCCGGCAAGCTCCGCGAGCGGCCCGACGGCACGCGCAACCCGCTGCAGACGGTCCCGCTCACCGAGGCCATCCAGCAGCACCGCTTCGACGCCGTGTTCGGCGGCGGCCGCCGCGACGAGGAGAAGGCGCGGGCCAAGGAGCGGGTCTTCTCGCTGCGCGACGAGTTCTCCCAGTGGGACCCGCGCCGCCAGCGACCCGAGCTGTGGCAGCTCTACAACGGCCGGCACGCCCCCGGTGAGCACGTCCGGGTCTTCCCGATCTCCAACTGGACCGAGCTCGACGTCTGGCAGTACATCGAGCGCGAGGGCATCGAGCTCCCGGAGATCTACTTCGCCCACGAGCGGGAGGTCTTCAGCCGTTCGGGCATGTGGCTGACCGCCGGCGACTGGGGCGGCCCCAAGGAACACGAGACGGTCGAGACCCGCCAGGTGCGGTACCGCACCGTCGGGGACATGTCCTGCACCGGCGCCGTCGACTCCGACGCCACGACCCTGGACGCCGTGATCACCGAGATCGCCGCCTCCCGGCTCACGGAGCGGGGCGCGACCCGCGCCGACGACAAGATGTCCGAGGCCGCGATGGAGGACCGCAAGCGCGAGGGGTACTTCTGA
- a CDS encoding sulfate adenylyltransferase subunit 1, translating to MTTTTEQLSATTLLRFATAGSVDDGKSTLVGRLLHDSKSVLTDQLEAVALASTNRGQEAPDLALLTDGLRAEREQGITIDVAYRYFATPRRRFILADTPGHVQYTRNMVTGASTAELAVVLVDARNGVVEQTRRHAAVAALLRVPHVVLAVNKMDLVDYAEPVFAAIAEEFTAYAASLGVPEITAIPISALAGDNVVEPSAHMDWYGGPTVLEHLETVPVSHDLTECHARFPVQYVIRPQTAEHRDYRGYAGQIAAGVFRVGESVAVLPSGRTTTIEGIDALGVGVDTAWAPQSVTIRLADDIDVSRGDLIAPVGDSPAVTQDVEATVCHVADRPLTVGQRVLLKHTTRTVKALVKDIPSRLTLDDLSQHPAPGQLVANDIGRVVVRTAEPLALDAYADSRRTGSFLLIDPADGTTLSAGMAGASFATTTEADADAAAQDAEWDF from the coding sequence ATGACCACCACCACCGAGCAGCTCTCGGCCACCACCCTGCTGCGCTTCGCCACGGCCGGCTCCGTCGACGACGGCAAGTCCACGCTCGTCGGACGCCTGCTGCACGACTCCAAGTCGGTCCTCACCGACCAGCTGGAGGCCGTCGCGCTGGCCTCCACCAACCGCGGCCAGGAGGCACCCGACCTGGCCCTGCTGACGGACGGTCTGCGGGCCGAGCGCGAGCAGGGCATCACCATCGACGTGGCCTACCGCTACTTCGCCACCCCGCGGCGCCGCTTCATCCTGGCCGACACCCCAGGGCACGTGCAGTACACCCGCAACATGGTGACCGGCGCGTCCACCGCGGAGCTGGCCGTCGTCCTGGTCGACGCCCGCAACGGCGTGGTGGAGCAGACCCGCCGGCACGCGGCGGTCGCCGCGCTGCTGCGGGTCCCGCACGTCGTCCTCGCCGTGAACAAGATGGACCTCGTGGACTACGCGGAGCCCGTGTTCGCCGCGATAGCCGAGGAGTTCACCGCGTACGCCGCCTCCCTGGGCGTCCCGGAGATCACCGCGATCCCGATCTCGGCGCTGGCGGGGGACAACGTGGTGGAGCCGTCCGCCCACATGGACTGGTACGGCGGCCCGACGGTCCTGGAACACCTGGAGACGGTCCCGGTCAGCCACGACCTCACCGAGTGCCACGCCCGTTTCCCGGTCCAGTACGTGATCCGCCCGCAGACCGCCGAGCACCGCGACTACCGGGGATACGCGGGTCAGATCGCGGCCGGGGTGTTCCGGGTCGGGGAGAGCGTCGCCGTGCTGCCGTCCGGGCGCACGACGACGATCGAGGGGATCGACGCGCTCGGGGTGGGCGTCGACACCGCCTGGGCGCCGCAGTCGGTGACGATCCGGCTGGCCGACGACATCGACGTCTCGCGGGGCGACCTGATCGCCCCGGTGGGCGACTCGCCCGCCGTCACCCAGGACGTCGAGGCGACGGTCTGCCACGTGGCCGACCGCCCGCTCACCGTGGGCCAGCGGGTGCTGCTCAAGCACACCACGCGTACGGTCAAGGCGCTCGTGAAGGACATCCCGTCGCGCCTGACGCTGGACGACCTGTCCCAGCACCCGGCGCCCGGGCAGCTCGTGGCCAACGACATCGGCCGGGTCGTGGTTCGTACCGCCGAGCCCCTCGCGCTCGACGCCTACGCGGACTCGCGGCGCACCGGCTCCTTCCTGCTGATCGACCCCGCCGACGGCACGACGCTGTCGGCCGGGATGGCGGGCGCGTCGTTCGCCACCACCACCGAGGCGGACGCGGACGCGGCCGCCCAGGACGCGGAGTGGGACTTCTGA
- a CDS encoding GNAT family N-acetyltransferase, with product MSDPALSAAPLRDVTVWYLEQTSPADLKPSAAPAAGVTVVRSRTALPEFSRFLYTAVGGDIRWTDRLGLSYAGWQEILERPGAETWVAYEDGTPAGFIELDAQEGGAVEIAYFGLIPAFRGRRIGGHLLAYGVARAWDLAERHPGRKPTERVWLHTCSDDGPHAMDNYLARGFRLAETRIEREADAANPGPWPGAYA from the coding sequence ATGAGCGACCCCGCACTCTCCGCAGCCCCACTCCGTGACGTCACCGTCTGGTACCTGGAACAGACCTCGCCCGCGGACCTGAAGCCCTCGGCCGCCCCGGCGGCAGGGGTGACGGTCGTGCGTTCCCGGACCGCGCTGCCGGAGTTCAGCCGCTTCCTCTACACCGCGGTGGGCGGCGACATCCGGTGGACGGACCGGCTCGGCCTGTCCTACGCCGGGTGGCAGGAGATCCTGGAGCGCCCGGGCGCGGAGACCTGGGTGGCGTACGAGGACGGGACTCCCGCGGGGTTCATCGAGCTCGACGCGCAGGAGGGCGGTGCGGTGGAGATCGCCTACTTCGGGCTGATCCCGGCCTTCCGGGGCCGCCGTATCGGCGGTCACCTGCTGGCGTACGGCGTGGCGCGCGCGTGGGACCTGGCGGAGCGGCATCCGGGACGCAAGCCCACGGAGCGGGTGTGGCTGCACACGTGCTCGGACGACGGCCCGCACGCGATGGACAACTACCTCGCGCGCGGGTTCCGGCTGGCCGAGACGCGGATCGAGCGGGAGGCCGACGCGGCGAACCCCGGCCCGTGGCCCGGCGCGTACGCCTGA
- a CDS encoding phosphoadenylyl-sulfate reductase, whose translation MTDTLRTGRLTDEGLRELAVRAGQDLEDASASDILKWAADTFGTAFCVTSSMEDAVVAHLASRVLPGVDVVFLDTGYHFEETIGTRDAVGAVMDVNLITLTPRQSVAEQDAEYGPRLHDRDPDLCCALRKVKPLEEGLTGYAAWATGLRRDESPTRAGTPVVGWDEKRRKVKVSPIARWTQDDVDTYVAEHGVLTNPLLDDGYASVGCAPCTRRVLAGEDARAGRWAGRGKTECGLHG comes from the coding sequence ATGACGGACACTCTGCGAACCGGCCGGCTCACCGACGAGGGCCTGAGGGAACTGGCCGTACGGGCGGGGCAGGACCTCGAGGACGCCTCCGCGAGCGACATCCTGAAGTGGGCCGCCGACACCTTCGGCACGGCCTTCTGCGTCACCTCCTCCATGGAGGACGCGGTCGTCGCCCACCTGGCGTCCCGGGTCCTGCCCGGCGTGGACGTCGTCTTCCTGGACACCGGCTACCACTTCGAGGAGACGATCGGCACGCGCGACGCGGTCGGCGCCGTGATGGACGTCAACCTCATCACGCTGACGCCGCGTCAGTCGGTCGCCGAACAGGACGCCGAGTACGGCCCCCGGCTCCACGACCGTGACCCCGACCTCTGCTGCGCACTCCGCAAGGTGAAGCCGCTGGAGGAAGGGCTCACCGGCTACGCGGCCTGGGCGACCGGTCTGCGCCGCGACGAGTCACCCACCCGCGCCGGCACCCCGGTCGTGGGCTGGGACGAGAAGCGCCGCAAGGTCAAGGTCTCCCCCATCGCGCGGTGGACCCAGGACGACGTGGACACGTACGTCGCCGAACACGGCGTCCTGACCAACCCCTTGCTCGACGACGGCTACGCCTCGGTCGGCTGCGCGCCCTGCACCCGCAGGGTGCTGGCGGGCGAGGACGCCCGGGCCGGCCGTTGGGCCGGGCGCGGCAAGACCGAATGCGGGCTGCACGGCTGA